In the genome of Bryobacteraceae bacterium, one region contains:
- a CDS encoding VCBS repeat-containing protein codes for MRALLLLGAALAASAAQVAERGAAAWPTKNHYRIAQPGGAPRGLPVWMHTELPASFSPDSVRVLGAGAAPLPAKTDWRAPNARISWISDGSIEYHVYFDRGKNGETERLAEPAMIGAGDRITYGRLGVRGKVAVGLWAHPAPLDMDGDGNIDLVVGCPDRPYNGIWHFRNLGTNAKPLFDRAEWLAPGKKDLVAADFNGDGATDLVFSGGYYSDPARNRLLKPVKIELPRSYHIGRDDLWYPVDWDGDGRIDILAGVSDWTDYGWDDAFDANGHWTRGPLHGYVYFHRNIGSNDAPRYAEPVKVEAGGKPIDQYGSPIPNPVDWFDRGRLDLIASNFIDAVTLFRRSESGLAPGELLHAGGKPLRMDLCMIQPRVVRWHADGRPSLVVGEEDGTVSLFENLAPKGSEPKLAAGRAFEQVDPYVKSGALSRPVAVDWNGDGKLDIISGNSAGYIQYFENTGTAERPMFEDRGRLTAGGAAIRKVAGPNGSVQGPAEEKWGYTNPSVADWDLDGKPDILVNDIWGEILWYRNIGTRTAPALAAAQPVEVEWPGRTPKPDWVWWEPKGKQLVTQWRTTPKVIDWDRDGLPDLVMLNHQGYLSLFRRARRNGTLVLGAPERIFLNERGRFLLLAAGRAGSSGRRKVDIADWDGDGDYDLICDGDRGPVWYENTGVTERPVMRLRGPVIHDERLAGHSPTPNVADWNGDGRLDLIVGAEDGFFYYFERSFIERN; via the coding sequence ATGAGGGCGCTACTGCTGCTGGGAGCGGCGCTAGCGGCTTCGGCAGCGCAGGTGGCGGAGCGGGGCGCGGCCGCTTGGCCGACGAAGAACCACTACCGGATCGCGCAGCCGGGCGGAGCGCCCCGAGGTCTCCCCGTCTGGATGCACACCGAGTTGCCCGCGTCGTTCTCGCCGGATTCCGTCCGCGTGCTGGGAGCGGGCGCAGCGCCGCTGCCCGCCAAGACAGATTGGCGTGCGCCCAACGCGCGCATCAGTTGGATATCCGATGGGTCTATCGAGTACCACGTATACTTCGACCGCGGCAAGAACGGCGAGACGGAGCGCCTGGCCGAGCCTGCCATGATCGGCGCCGGCGACCGCATCACCTACGGCCGCCTCGGCGTTCGCGGGAAGGTGGCGGTCGGCCTTTGGGCCCACCCGGCGCCGCTCGACATGGACGGCGACGGGAACATCGACCTGGTCGTCGGCTGCCCGGACCGACCGTACAACGGCATCTGGCATTTCCGGAACCTGGGCACAAATGCAAAGCCCCTGTTCGATCGCGCCGAATGGCTGGCTCCCGGCAAGAAGGATCTCGTCGCCGCCGACTTCAATGGTGACGGCGCCACCGACCTCGTCTTCAGCGGCGGCTATTACAGCGACCCGGCGCGCAACCGGCTCTTGAAGCCCGTCAAGATCGAACTCCCACGCAGCTACCACATCGGCAGAGACGATCTTTGGTATCCCGTTGACTGGGACGGCGACGGGCGTATCGATATCCTTGCCGGCGTGAGCGATTGGACCGACTATGGCTGGGACGACGCCTTCGACGCCAACGGACATTGGACGCGCGGTCCGCTACACGGCTACGTCTACTTCCATCGCAACATCGGGTCAAACGACGCGCCGCGCTACGCCGAGCCCGTGAAAGTAGAGGCAGGAGGCAAGCCGATCGACCAGTATGGCAGTCCGATTCCGAATCCGGTGGATTGGTTCGACCGCGGCCGCCTCGATCTGATCGCTTCGAACTTCATCGACGCCGTGACCTTGTTCCGCCGCAGCGAGAGCGGCCTCGCTCCCGGCGAACTGCTCCACGCGGGCGGAAAGCCGCTGCGTATGGATCTGTGCATGATTCAGCCGCGCGTTGTGCGCTGGCACGCCGACGGCCGCCCGTCGCTGGTGGTGGGCGAAGAGGACGGAACCGTCAGCCTGTTCGAAAACCTCGCGCCGAAGGGTTCCGAACCGAAGCTAGCGGCCGGGCGCGCCTTCGAGCAAGTGGACCCCTACGTCAAGAGCGGGGCGCTCTCGCGTCCCGTGGCAGTCGACTGGAATGGCGACGGCAAGCTCGATATCATCAGCGGAAATTCAGCCGGCTACATCCAGTACTTCGAGAACACCGGGACCGCCGAGCGGCCGATGTTCGAGGATCGCGGCCGCCTCACAGCAGGCGGCGCGGCGATTCGCAAAGTTGCTGGACCGAACGGATCGGTGCAAGGCCCGGCCGAAGAGAAGTGGGGCTACACGAATCCTTCCGTCGCCGATTGGGACCTCGACGGCAAGCCGGACATTCTGGTGAACGACATCTGGGGCGAGATCCTCTGGTATCGCAACATCGGGACTCGCACGGCTCCGGCGCTCGCCGCCGCTCAACCGGTGGAGGTGGAATGGCCCGGCCGGACGCCGAAACCCGATTGGGTGTGGTGGGAGCCCAAAGGCAAACAACTCGTTACCCAGTGGCGAACCACGCCGAAGGTGATCGACTGGGATCGCGACGGGCTGCCCGACCTCGTCATGCTCAACCATCAGGGTTACCTGTCACTGTTCCGAAGAGCGCGTCGGAACGGAACACTCGTGCTGGGCGCTCCGGAGCGGATCTTCCTCAATGAGCGCGGACGGTTCCTCTTACTGGCGGCGGGACGCGCGGGATCGAGCGGACGGCGAAAGGTGGACATCGCGGACTGGGACGGCGACGGCGACTACGACCTGATCTGTGACGGGGACCGCGGCCCGGTGTGGTACGAAAACACGGGCGTCACGGAACGCCCGGTGATGCGCCTGCGCGGACCGGTGATCCATGACGAGCGTCTTGCCGGACACAGCCCAACGCCCAACGTCGCCGATTGGAACGGAGATGGACGCCTCGATCTGATCGTCGGCGCCGAAGACGGTTTCTTCTACTATTTCGAACGCTCGTTCATCGAGCGGAACTGA
- the rdgB gene encoding RdgB/HAM1 family non-canonical purine NTP pyrophosphatase: MTLYCATKNPGKVREFRMVAEHFGRAGEIRIEMLPGLDAIEPPEEIGATFEENAALKAIYYSRFTEELVFADDSGLAVDALGGAPGIYSARYAGEDAGDSANNALLLERMRGVAERSARFVCSIAVARRGSLVASFGGVVEGELLDAPRGDGGFGYDPLFYFREFGCTLAEVDASRKMEVSHRGKAAAAMIESLGSRKQ, translated from the coding sequence ATGACCCTTTACTGCGCCACGAAGAACCCGGGCAAGGTGCGCGAATTCCGCATGGTGGCCGAACACTTCGGCCGCGCCGGCGAAATCCGAATCGAGATGCTGCCGGGTCTCGACGCGATCGAGCCACCGGAAGAAATCGGCGCGACATTCGAGGAAAACGCGGCGCTGAAGGCCATCTACTATTCGCGCTTCACCGAGGAGTTGGTCTTCGCCGATGATTCCGGACTCGCCGTCGACGCGCTCGGCGGCGCTCCCGGCATATACTCGGCGCGCTACGCGGGCGAGGACGCCGGAGACTCCGCGAACAACGCGCTGCTGCTCGAGCGCATGCGCGGGGTGGCCGAACGCTCAGCCCGCTTCGTTTGTTCGATCGCCGTGGCGCGACGGGGCTCGCTGGTCGCATCGTTCGGCGGCGTGGTGGAGGGAGAACTGCTCGACGCGCCGCGCGGCGATGGCGGCTTTGGCTACGATCCCCTGTTCTACTTCCGCGAGTTCGGATGCACGCTCGCCGAAGTGGACGCGTCACGCAAGATGGAAGTGTCGCACCGGGGCAAGGCTGCCGCCGCCATGATCGAATCGCTGGGGAGCCGGAAACAATGA
- the rph gene encoding ribonuclease PH produces the protein MTRIDKRLPGELRPVKMTPGWIETAEGSVLIEMGHTRVLCAATLEDTVPQWLRGSGRGWVTAEYSMLPRATSTRTAREVSKGKPSGRTMEIQRLIGRSLRAVVDMTLLGERSFIVDCDVLQADGGTRTASITGGFVALALAINQLVRFKTLTRNPVLDNVAAISTGIVNGTPVLDLCYEEDSNADVDMNVVMTGAGRFVELQATGEKSTFSAEDHAAMVELASAGVTELVTIQKEILGAA, from the coding sequence ATGACTCGAATCGACAAACGACTCCCCGGCGAGCTCCGTCCGGTGAAGATGACGCCAGGCTGGATTGAAACCGCGGAGGGATCGGTCCTGATCGAAATGGGCCACACTCGCGTGCTGTGCGCGGCCACGCTGGAAGACACTGTTCCGCAGTGGCTGCGCGGCTCAGGCCGGGGCTGGGTTACCGCCGAGTACTCGATGCTGCCGCGCGCCACTTCCACCCGCACTGCACGCGAGGTGTCAAAAGGGAAGCCCTCCGGGCGCACCATGGAAATCCAACGGCTCATCGGGCGCTCCCTGCGCGCCGTGGTGGACATGACTCTGCTCGGCGAGCGAAGCTTCATCGTTGATTGCGACGTGTTGCAGGCCGACGGCGGCACACGCACCGCGTCGATCACCGGCGGATTCGTCGCCCTCGCGCTCGCGATCAACCAGCTCGTTCGGTTCAAGACGCTCACCAGGAATCCGGTTCTCGACAACGTCGCCGCCATCAGCACCGGGATCGTCAACGGCACACCGGTGCTCGATCTCTGCTACGAAGAAGATTCAAACGCCGATGTCGACATGAACGTGGTGATGACCGGCGCCGGCCGTTTCGTCGAGTTGCAGGCGACGGGCGAGAAGTCGACATTCTCGGCCGAAGACCACGCGGCGATGGTCGAGTTGGCGTCCGCCGGCGTCACCGAACTGGTCACGATACAGAAGGAGATCCTCGGCGCGGCATGA
- a CDS encoding histone deacetylase: MRKYPMLRERLEAAGGFAFDPAPLAAREAIERVHDPAYVDAFLNGTLPPDAIRRLGFPWSEGLVRRTLASAGGTIAAADDALANGWGGTLAGGTHHAFHGYGSGYCVFNDIAIAIRGLIDRGAVQRAAVIDLDVHQGDGTAALLAGETAVLTVSLHNRNNFPFRKEASDIDVELGDDAGDDEFLTEVRGVLPRVFAHNPDIVFYQSGVDGLREDRLGRLALTLDGMRQRDELVLSACRSRVPVVVTLGGGYADPIERTVDAHAQTFQTALRLYQCADFSNAEANPLSVSLPAPSPRTVTKYSPW, encoded by the coding sequence ATGCGCAAGTACCCGATGCTGCGCGAGCGACTCGAGGCGGCCGGCGGCTTCGCCTTCGACCCGGCTCCGCTCGCGGCGCGGGAGGCGATCGAGCGCGTGCACGACCCGGCCTACGTCGACGCTTTCCTGAATGGAACCCTCCCGCCGGACGCCATCCGGCGGCTCGGGTTTCCGTGGTCGGAAGGACTCGTCCGGCGGACCCTCGCCTCGGCCGGAGGCACCATCGCCGCGGCCGATGACGCGCTGGCAAACGGCTGGGGCGGGACACTCGCCGGCGGGACCCATCACGCCTTCCATGGCTACGGGTCCGGCTACTGCGTCTTCAACGACATCGCGATCGCCATTCGCGGACTCATCGATCGCGGCGCGGTCCAGCGGGCGGCCGTCATCGATCTCGACGTGCACCAGGGCGACGGAACCGCGGCGCTGCTCGCCGGCGAAACCGCCGTTCTCACCGTGTCGCTTCACAACCGGAACAACTTCCCGTTTCGGAAGGAGGCGAGCGACATTGATGTCGAACTCGGCGACGACGCCGGCGACGACGAATTCCTCACGGAAGTGCGGGGCGTGCTGCCGCGGGTCTTCGCGCACAATCCGGACATCGTCTTCTATCAGTCCGGTGTCGACGGTCTGCGCGAAGATCGCCTGGGGCGTCTCGCCCTGACGCTCGACGGGATGCGCCAGCGCGATGAACTGGTGCTCTCGGCCTGCCGCAGCCGCGTGCCCGTGGTTGTCACTCTTGGTGGGGGATACGCCGACCCGATCGAGCGCACCGTCGACGCGCACGCGCAGACGTTCCAAACCGCGCTACGTCTCTACCAGTGCGCTGACTTCTCGAACGCTGAGGCAAATCCGTTGAGCGTTTCGTTACCCGCGCCGTCGCCGCGAACCGTTACGAAGTACTCGCCGTGGTGA
- a CDS encoding DUF1080 domain-containing protein has protein sequence MSRHMLIAAIAAAIVTSGAALLLGQRSSMPGEDWVQLFNGKDLKGWLEIGKEKWEVEGGTIHGRAISKAYGYLQTEKKYKDFHLSMRFKCEGDGNSGVFFHVDFKPGTPDVSQGLQFEIDCTVNRHTGGIYGDGRQWIVWPSPEKEGVVRQSDWNDMQVRVEGNRYFSRLNGVDMVDFTDPKPKSFDGYIALQLHSGGEGNMRFKDIYIRDLTHR, from the coding sequence ATGTCCAGGCACATGCTTATCGCCGCCATCGCGGCTGCCATCGTTACCTCCGGAGCGGCGCTTTTGCTCGGCCAGCGCTCGTCGATGCCCGGCGAGGACTGGGTCCAATTGTTCAACGGCAAGGACCTCAAGGGCTGGCTGGAAATCGGTAAGGAGAAGTGGGAAGTGGAGGGCGGCACGATCCACGGGCGTGCGATTTCCAAGGCCTACGGCTACCTCCAGACCGAGAAGAAGTACAAGGATTTCCATCTGTCGATGCGGTTCAAGTGCGAGGGCGACGGCAACAGCGGCGTATTCTTCCACGTCGATTTCAAGCCCGGGACGCCCGACGTAAGCCAGGGCCTCCAGTTTGAAATCGACTGCACCGTGAACCGCCACACTGGCGGCATCTATGGCGACGGACGGCAGTGGATTGTATGGCCTTCGCCGGAGAAGGAAGGCGTCGTCCGGCAGAGCGACTGGAACGACATGCAGGTGCGCGTCGAGGGCAATCGCTACTTCTCACGACTCAACGGGGTTGACATGGTCGATTTCACCGATCCGAAGCCGAAATCGTTCGACGGCTACATCGCCCTGCAGTTGCACTCAGGCGGCGAGGGCAACATGCGCTTCAAGGACATCTACATCCGCGACCTTACCCACCGGTAG
- the glmM gene encoding phosphoglucosamine mutase, which yields MSRQLFGTDGIRGVAGEYPLDPTTVHAAGMALGNWCAQHAKPGAASVAIGMDTRESGGWIAEHLAAGLARQGVRSRLAGVITTPGIAYLTQTGDFAAGVMISASHNPFQDNGIKMFGPGGYKLPDAEELQIEKEILDLRVTAPAAVILSAEQELDERYMEHLISTFRGTLAGRKIVVDCGNGAACRLGPDLLRRLGAKVVTMGCEPDGRNINLDCGALHVENLAKRVAAENADAGFAFDGDADRCIAVGASGRIVDGDAVLLMVGRYLKSHGELPGNVVVATVMSNLGLEKTLAAEGVQLVRTAVGDKYVLEEMVRRGAAVGGEQSGHVIFLKQATTGDGLLTCLRVLEVMVETGSSLDHLAGGLEVYPQTLVNVRVKERRPLSELVAVNRAIRDAEAALGGDGRVLVRFSGTEPLARVMVEGPTIESVSSHANLIAGVIRAELGG from the coding sequence TTGAGCAGACAGCTTTTTGGAACGGATGGAATTCGAGGAGTGGCGGGGGAGTACCCGCTGGATCCCACGACGGTGCACGCGGCCGGCATGGCGCTCGGAAACTGGTGCGCCCAACACGCCAAACCCGGCGCCGCGTCGGTGGCCATCGGTATGGACACCCGCGAGTCGGGCGGTTGGATCGCCGAGCATCTCGCCGCCGGGCTGGCCCGCCAGGGAGTGAGGTCGAGGCTGGCCGGCGTGATCACCACGCCGGGTATCGCCTACCTGACCCAAACCGGGGACTTCGCCGCCGGGGTGATGATTTCGGCGTCGCACAATCCGTTCCAGGACAACGGGATCAAGATGTTCGGACCGGGCGGCTACAAGCTGCCGGACGCCGAGGAGCTTCAAATCGAGAAGGAGATCCTCGACCTTCGCGTGACGGCGCCGGCCGCGGTGATCCTGAGCGCCGAACAAGAGCTCGACGAACGCTACATGGAGCACCTGATCTCGACGTTCCGGGGAACGCTCGCCGGCCGCAAGATCGTCGTCGACTGCGGCAACGGGGCCGCCTGCCGTCTTGGGCCGGACCTGCTGCGGCGGCTCGGCGCAAAGGTGGTGACCATGGGATGCGAACCCGATGGACGCAACATCAATCTCGATTGCGGCGCGCTGCATGTGGAGAACCTGGCCAAACGCGTGGCGGCCGAAAACGCCGATGCGGGTTTTGCCTTCGACGGCGACGCGGACCGTTGCATCGCTGTAGGGGCATCCGGCCGTATCGTGGATGGTGACGCCGTGCTGCTGATGGTCGGCCGGTACCTGAAATCCCACGGCGAGCTGCCCGGAAACGTCGTGGTGGCGACGGTGATGTCCAACCTCGGCCTTGAGAAAACCCTTGCCGCGGAAGGAGTTCAGTTGGTTCGGACGGCGGTGGGCGACAAGTACGTACTCGAGGAGATGGTGCGGCGCGGCGCCGCCGTGGGCGGCGAGCAGTCCGGCCACGTCATCTTCCTCAAGCAAGCCACAACCGGCGACGGTCTGCTCACATGCCTTCGTGTTCTGGAGGTGATGGTGGAAACCGGCTCTTCGCTCGACCACCTCGCCGGCGGCCTCGAAGTCTACCCGCAGACCCTCGTCAACGTGCGAGTGAAGGAACGGCGGCCGCTGTCGGAACTCGTAGCCGTCAATCGGGCGATCCGCGATGCCGAGGCGGCGCTCGGCGGAGACGGACGCGTGCTCGTCCGCTTCTCCGGAACCGAGCCGCTGGCGCGGGTGATGGTCGAAGGGCCGACCATCGAATCCGTCTCAAGCCATGCCAACCTGATCGCGGGCGTAATCCGCGCCGAACTCGGCGGCTGA
- a CDS encoding CdaR family protein yields the protein MLRFLTHNWGYKAFSLAAAAAMWMLVIQEPEVGTSILAPVQYRNMPKDLEISSDVRDRIHVEVRGPASKLTPTGLDDASVILDLGFVKRAGERTFPVKQNMHLPAGVVLDRAVPAQVRLKFEKRVTREVPVVVRIGSPPAGYEIVSQQVSPGRVKLVGPESRVREVESVETDPVDLSETKESEEFLVQTYVADPQVRVDGDGRVAVRVQLNRIGSGEN from the coding sequence ATGCTGCGGTTTCTCACCCACAACTGGGGCTACAAGGCATTCTCGCTGGCGGCGGCCGCGGCGATGTGGATGCTGGTGATCCAGGAGCCGGAAGTGGGCACGTCGATTCTGGCGCCGGTGCAGTACCGGAACATGCCTAAAGATCTTGAGATTAGCTCCGATGTTAGGGACAGGATCCACGTAGAGGTCCGCGGGCCGGCGTCGAAGTTGACGCCAACCGGGCTCGACGACGCCTCGGTGATATTGGATCTCGGATTCGTGAAAAGAGCCGGGGAGCGCACATTCCCGGTGAAACAAAACATGCACTTGCCGGCCGGAGTGGTGCTGGACCGGGCCGTGCCGGCGCAGGTTCGGCTGAAGTTCGAGAAGCGCGTAACCCGGGAAGTCCCCGTGGTGGTCCGCATCGGATCGCCGCCAGCCGGCTACGAGATCGTCTCGCAGCAGGTATCGCCGGGCCGTGTGAAATTGGTGGGCCCGGAGAGCCGGGTCCGCGAAGTGGAGTCGGTCGAGACCGACCCTGTCGATTTGAGCGAGACCAAAGAATCGGAGGAGTTTCTCGTGCAGACCTATGTCGCTGATCCGCAGGTGAGGGTGGATGGCGATGGAAGGGTGGCCGTGCGGGTCCAATTGAACCGGATCGGCTCGGGCGAGAACTAA
- the cdaA gene encoding diadenylate cyclase CdaA encodes MMPWPQITLIVVVDIVVTAFLIYQFLLMVRGRRAAQVLAGLTVLLGLYGLARVGNLELLRRLLETMAPYSAFGLIVVFQSEIRRVLAQLGRKGWTGFGGRMKRQEFVEEILGALEQLARTRTGALIVLERYSGLRSFIESGVALDAALSQELLVAIFQPRGALHDGAVIVQNERISAAACFLPLSMNPALLSTLGTRHRAAIGITEETDALALVVSEETGTLSVAAFGLIDRELTIQQVEQLILEHMGGRTRQQALGEDHDEADEPGPERAPSSAPMRTRVD; translated from the coding sequence ATGATGCCCTGGCCGCAAATCACGCTCATCGTCGTTGTGGACATCGTCGTTACGGCGTTCCTGATCTATCAGTTTCTGCTGATGGTGCGGGGGCGGCGCGCGGCCCAGGTGCTGGCCGGGCTGACGGTACTGCTGGGGCTGTACGGCTTGGCGCGGGTGGGCAACCTCGAATTGCTGCGCCGCCTGCTCGAAACCATGGCGCCATACTCGGCCTTCGGGCTGATCGTGGTGTTCCAGAGCGAGATCAGGCGCGTGCTGGCGCAGCTCGGGCGCAAGGGCTGGACCGGGTTTGGCGGCCGGATGAAACGTCAGGAGTTCGTGGAGGAGATCCTGGGCGCCCTGGAACAACTGGCCCGGACACGCACGGGCGCGCTGATCGTACTCGAGCGCTATAGCGGATTGCGGTCGTTCATCGAGAGCGGTGTGGCGCTCGACGCCGCGCTTTCCCAGGAGTTACTGGTGGCCATCTTTCAGCCGCGCGGGGCGCTGCACGATGGCGCGGTGATCGTCCAGAATGAACGGATCTCGGCTGCGGCGTGTTTCCTGCCTTTGAGCATGAACCCGGCTCTGTTGAGCACCCTCGGCACCCGTCACCGAGCCGCGATCGGCATCACCGAAGAGACCGACGCGCTGGCGTTGGTGGTCTCCGAAGAGACGGGGACACTGTCTGTGGCTGCATTCGGCCTGATCGACCGGGAACTGACCATCCAGCAGGTGGAGCAGCTCATCCTGGAACATATGGGCGGGCGGACGCGGCAACAGGCGCTCGGTGAGGATCACGACGAGGCCGACGAGCCGGGTCCGGAGCGGGCGCCCAGTTCGGCGCCGATGCGAACGAGGGTGGACTGA
- a CDS encoding DUF362 domain-containing protein: protein MTRLGAITQINRRELLAAMLAAPSMPAGAAPTAPVAIGKCAGYDQDQAVLLDGLFDKIGGLGRLVKNKSVTVKVNLTGSPALKFQGKALGLTHYTHPAQMMAFAHLCERAGARRVRFVESAWGTAGPLEEYMLDSGWNVRKMKAAAANVTFDNTNGLGDFKKYVKFRAPGGGAVFPSYMLNEVYAQTDVFVSLAKLKNHATCGVTLSMKNLFGITPASIYGDDAGADDPNEKPQKGRVEVCHIGKRKPAAIAEPERDPASTREATERMPRIVVELNGARPVDLAIIDGIETVTGGEGPWIRGLRHVKPGIVIVGTNAVTTDTVATAAMGYDPRAERSGAFAKCANTLLLGERAGLGAADLKQIEVRGVALREAMFPFAG from the coding sequence ATGACGCGCCTGGGAGCGATAACGCAAATAAACCGCCGTGAACTTCTGGCGGCCATGCTGGCGGCCCCGTCGATGCCGGCCGGGGCGGCGCCCACCGCGCCCGTCGCCATCGGCAAATGCGCCGGGTACGACCAGGACCAGGCAGTTCTGCTCGACGGCCTTTTCGACAAGATCGGCGGGCTGGGCCGGCTGGTCAAGAACAAATCCGTCACGGTGAAAGTGAATCTCACTGGAAGTCCGGCGCTCAAGTTTCAAGGCAAGGCTCTAGGACTGACGCACTATACGCATCCGGCGCAGATGATGGCGTTCGCGCACCTGTGCGAACGGGCCGGAGCGCGGCGGGTCCGGTTCGTCGAGAGCGCGTGGGGCACGGCGGGCCCGCTCGAGGAATACATGCTCGATTCCGGCTGGAACGTCCGGAAGATGAAAGCGGCGGCGGCGAACGTCACGTTCGACAACACGAACGGGCTTGGGGACTTCAAGAAGTACGTGAAGTTCCGGGCGCCCGGCGGCGGCGCCGTGTTCCCTTCGTACATGCTCAACGAGGTCTACGCACAGACGGATGTGTTTGTGTCGCTGGCCAAGCTGAAGAACCACGCCACGTGCGGCGTGACGCTTTCCATGAAGAACCTGTTCGGGATCACTCCGGCTTCGATCTACGGCGACGACGCCGGCGCCGACGATCCGAACGAGAAACCGCAGAAGGGCCGGGTGGAGGTGTGCCACATTGGGAAGCGAAAGCCGGCGGCGATCGCCGAACCGGAACGCGACCCCGCGTCCACGCGCGAGGCAACCGAGCGCATGCCGCGGATCGTTGTGGAGTTGAATGGAGCGCGCCCGGTGGACCTGGCGATCATCGACGGGATCGAGACCGTAACCGGCGGCGAGGGCCCGTGGATTCGCGGGCTGCGGCATGTGAAGCCGGGCATCGTGATCGTGGGAACGAACGCCGTGACCACCGATACAGTGGCGACTGCGGCAATGGGGTACGACCCGCGGGCGGAGCGTTCCGGCGCATTCGCGAAATGCGCAAACACCCTGCTGCTCGGCGAACGAGCGGGACTTGGCGCCGCCGACCTCAAGCAGATTGAGGTGCGGGGTGTCGCCCTCCGGGAGGCGATGTTTCCATTCGCCGGGTGA
- a CDS encoding inositol monophosphatase family protein: MASYLETATGIAKEAGALVARLYERRVGFELKGTADLVTEADRASEKLIVERLRSHFPTHGIVAEEGGGHESPSEFRWYVDPVDGTTNFAHGYPAFNVTLALEQAGRIVAGVIFDPIRDELFAAERGGGAYLNNHRIHVSKTPKLDEALLATGFPSYKRHLSVNIHFFHQVAMISHGIRRSGSAAIDLAYVACGRLDGFWEFGLNPWDMAAGILLIEEAGGRCSDMNGNPADLRGKHLATTNTAIHGELIALFGEVFAGQYRVPLPPL, translated from the coding sequence GTGGCCTCCTATCTCGAAACAGCCACTGGCATCGCGAAAGAGGCCGGTGCCCTGGTGGCGCGCCTCTACGAACGCCGTGTGGGTTTCGAGTTGAAAGGCACGGCCGACCTGGTCACGGAAGCCGACCGCGCTTCCGAGAAACTGATCGTCGAGCGGCTGCGCAGCCACTTTCCGACGCATGGGATCGTCGCCGAGGAGGGAGGCGGCCATGAAAGCCCGTCGGAATTCCGCTGGTACGTCGATCCGGTGGATGGCACCACGAACTTCGCCCACGGGTACCCGGCCTTCAACGTGACGCTCGCGCTCGAACAGGCGGGGCGGATAGTCGCCGGGGTGATCTTCGACCCGATTCGCGATGAGTTGTTCGCCGCCGAGCGCGGCGGCGGCGCCTACCTGAACAACCACCGCATTCACGTCTCGAAGACCCCCAAGCTCGACGAGGCTTTGCTTGCCACCGGGTTCCCGAGCTATAAGCGCCATCTGAGCGTGAACATCCACTTTTTTCACCAGGTGGCGATGATTTCCCACGGTATCCGGCGAAGCGGATCCGCGGCGATCGACCTCGCGTACGTCGCATGCGGGCGGTTGGACGGATTCTGGGAGTTCGGGCTGAACCCCTGGGACATGGCCGCCGGAATCCTGTTGATCGAGGAAGCCGGCGGCCGCTGTTCCGACATGAACGGCAACCCGGCGGATCTGCGCGGCAAGCACCTGGCCACCACTAACACGGCCATTCATGGCGAGTTGATTGCTCTCTTCGGTGAAGTGTTCGCGGGACAATACCGCGTTCCCTTGCCGCCGCTATAA